A stretch of Carnobacteriaceae bacterium zg-C25 DNA encodes these proteins:
- the greA gene encoding transcription elongation factor GreA, translated as MEEKTYPMTVEGKAKLENELEELKLVKRPEIIERIKIARSYGDLSENSEYDSAKDEQAFVEGRITTIEKMLRFSVIIDNHNVDKDEVSIGKTVTFVELPDGDEETYTIVGGAEANPLEGKISNDSPIAQSLIGKKVNDEVSIESPGGAFTVKIISVEA; from the coding sequence ATGGAAGAAAAAACCTATCCAATGACCGTTGAGGGGAAAGCAAAACTAGAAAACGAATTAGAAGAATTAAAATTAGTGAAACGTCCAGAAATTATTGAGCGTATTAAAATCGCAAGAAGTTACGGCGATTTATCAGAGAACTCTGAATACGATTCAGCAAAAGATGAACAAGCCTTTGTGGAAGGACGTATTACCACGATTGAAAAAATGTTGCGTTTTTCAGTGATTATTGACAATCATAATGTTGATAAAGATGAAGTGTCGATTGGAAAAACAGTAACATTTGTTGAATTGCCAGATGGCGATGAAGAAACATATACAATTGTTGGTGGTGCAGAAGCCAATCCATTAGAAGGTAAAATTTCTAACGATTCACCAATTGCACAATCGTTAATTGGTAAAAAAGTTAATGATGAAGTATCTATCGAATCCCCAGGCGGTGCATTTACAGTAAAAATTATTTCTGTTGAAGCATAA
- a CDS encoding putative heavy metal-binding protein, producing the protein MIITTTNQIEGKSIVEYKGIVFGEVIAGVNMFKDIAAGFRNMFGGRAASYEGELLQARTEAIEEMQQRALSIGANAIVGVKVDYETLGAENGMLMVTVSGTAVIVR; encoded by the coding sequence ATGATTATTACAACAACAAATCAAATAGAAGGTAAAAGCATTGTTGAATACAAAGGCATTGTTTTTGGAGAAGTGATTGCCGGAGTAAATATGTTTAAAGATATCGCAGCCGGTTTTCGTAACATGTTTGGTGGTCGTGCGGCATCGTATGAAGGCGAATTGTTACAAGCACGAACAGAAGCGATTGAAGAAATGCAACAACGTGCATTAAGCATTGGTGCAAATGCTATTGTCGGTGTGAAAGTAGATTATGAAACATTGGGTGCTGAAAATGGCATGTTAATGGTGACGGTCAGTGGAACAGCCGTTATCGTTCGTTAA
- a CDS encoding polyprenyl synthetase family protein, whose protein sequence is MLSTFIEENRDFESYIQETTQIIEHSRLAKAMHYSLSNGGKRVRPLLTLATVYVLGGDVKNAYPIASAIEYIHTYSLIHDDLPAMDNDDYRRGQLTSHKQFDEPTAILAGDALLTHAFGLIVGSVYTSDQKVKMIDQLVRCSGGNGMIGGQMNDIMAQGQSSTLEAVQHIHALKTGALLQSCVRIGAIAVNADEYIYEQLDKFAYHFGLAFQIHNDIKDITQDEALEKSTYVAILGKQGAIDALEKEKQCALDALEAIKGYDTQLLASFLTYLR, encoded by the coding sequence ATGTTATCAACATTTATTGAAGAAAATCGTGATTTTGAATCGTATATTCAAGAAACAACGCAAATCATTGAACATTCACGATTAGCCAAAGCCATGCATTATTCTTTATCCAATGGCGGTAAACGTGTGCGTCCGTTACTCACATTAGCGACTGTTTACGTGCTTGGTGGAGATGTGAAAAATGCTTATCCAATTGCAAGTGCTATTGAATATATTCATACGTATTCGCTGATTCATGACGATTTACCCGCAATGGATAATGATGATTACCGTCGTGGTCAATTAACCAGTCATAAACAATTTGATGAGCCTACCGCCATTTTAGCAGGAGACGCTTTATTAACGCATGCATTTGGGTTAATTGTTGGTAGTGTGTACACGTCAGATCAAAAAGTGAAAATGATTGATCAATTGGTGCGTTGCTCTGGTGGTAACGGAATGATTGGTGGGCAAATGAATGACATCATGGCGCAAGGGCAATCGTCTACACTTGAAGCGGTTCAGCACATTCATGCACTCAAAACGGGTGCGTTATTACAATCGTGTGTACGCATTGGTGCCATTGCTGTAAATGCTGATGAGTACATTTATGAACAACTAGATAAATTTGCGTATCATTTTGGATTGGCATTTCAAATTCATAATGACATTAAAGATATTACGCAAGATGAAGCGTTAGAAAAAAGTACGTATGTTGCGATTTTAGGTAAACAAGGTGCCATTGATGCTTTGGAAAAAGAAAAACAATGTGCATTAGATGCGTTAGAAGCGATTAAAGGTTATGACACACAGTTGTTGGCGTCATTTTTGACGTATTTACGTTAG
- a CDS encoding TlyA family RNA methyltransferase, with product MEKERADLLVVQQGLCESREKAKRLIMAGQIYDQNNERIDKVGEKIPVTSQLHIKGETLKYVSRGGLKLEKALKFFNLDITHKRVLDIGASTGGFTDVSLQNGAQLSYALDVGYNQLDWKLRQDERVIVMERVNFRYAQLEDFTVGQPDFATIDVSFISLRLILPNLATILQKNSPVVALIKPQFEAGREKVGKKGIVKDPKVHEEVITEILHFASQHGYAISGLTFSPITGGSGNIEFLAYLTFTGDMEKQPITVDIQAVVNESIQTLKKGE from the coding sequence ATGGAAAAAGAAAGAGCGGACTTGTTAGTTGTCCAGCAAGGATTGTGTGAATCGAGAGAAAAGGCGAAACGTTTAATTATGGCGGGACAAATATACGACCAAAATAATGAACGCATTGATAAAGTGGGTGAGAAAATACCCGTTACGTCTCAATTGCACATCAAAGGCGAAACATTAAAATATGTGAGTCGTGGTGGATTGAAATTAGAAAAAGCTTTAAAATTTTTTAATTTAGACATTACGCATAAACGTGTGCTAGACATCGGCGCTTCGACGGGTGGCTTTACAGATGTGTCTTTACAAAATGGCGCACAATTAAGTTATGCGTTAGATGTGGGATACAATCAATTGGATTGGAAATTGCGTCAAGATGAACGTGTCATTGTGATGGAACGTGTGAATTTTCGTTATGCACAACTTGAAGATTTCACAGTTGGTCAACCAGATTTTGCCACAATTGACGTGTCTTTTATTTCGCTACGTCTAATTTTACCGAATTTAGCAACGATTTTACAAAAAAACAGTCCCGTTGTTGCATTGATTAAACCACAGTTTGAAGCGGGGCGTGAAAAAGTTGGTAAAAAGGGGATTGTGAAAGATCCTAAAGTTCACGAAGAAGTGATTACGGAGATTTTGCATTTTGCCAGCCAACATGGCTATGCCATTAGTGGACTAACCTTTTCCCCAATTACAGGGGGTAGTGGAAATATTGAGTTTTTAGCCTATTTAACGTTTACGGGAGATATGGAAAAGCAACCGATTACGGTTGATATTCAAGCGGTTGTAAACGAATCGATACAAACCTTGAAGAAAGGAGAATAA
- the recN gene encoding DNA repair protein RecN: MLVSVTIQNFAIIESLTVDFKTGMSVLTGETGAGKSIIIDAVSLLSGARASSSFVRHGSDKAVLQALFDLDNAPIVQAMLMELSIPNEDNQLMIYREIHATGKSVIRINGLLSTAQVLKQLTRPLIDIHGQHEHQQLMDDVYHLNLLDQFGDQDIADAFSVYTADYQSYVKARKTLKSLMVSQTQDDQKIQLLKQHIKDIESVSPKPLEQEALREELKTLMQHEKYAKALMQVDGALFNEEMGALKQVNDAIGAFSALENVDDVYAKQLLDVSEKLKDMSKFVSDKLDEFQFDVSRFEWVQHRLSQYDSLFEKYGNVLEYYEHAKEELDALENKDEYLSKAQGVFLKSREAVLLSGEKLSALRHEKALALSKAIHEQLRDLYMEKVIFEVVFQGDDKPKITASGLDQVVFMVATNAGEPLKLLSKVASGGELSRLMLALKVIFSQQQGVNTLIFDEIDTGVSGRVAQAIAEKMHTIGHFAQVLSVSHLPQVAAIADHHLFVSKETINERTATSITYLDDEMRVVEVAKMFAGDDVNSDALAHAKKLLKKE, encoded by the coding sequence ATGTTAGTGTCTGTAACCATTCAAAATTTTGCGATTATTGAATCGTTGACGGTTGATTTTAAAACGGGCATGAGTGTTTTAACCGGTGAAACAGGTGCAGGGAAATCAATTATTATTGATGCGGTTTCTTTGTTGTCGGGTGCACGTGCGTCGAGTAGTTTTGTACGTCACGGTAGTGATAAGGCTGTTTTACAAGCGTTATTTGATTTGGATAATGCACCCATTGTACAAGCTATGCTTATGGAATTATCTATACCAAATGAAGACAATCAATTGATGATTTATCGTGAAATCCATGCAACAGGCAAAAGTGTTATTCGCATTAACGGACTATTATCAACTGCTCAAGTGCTTAAACAGTTGACGCGTCCGCTAATTGACATTCATGGGCAACATGAACATCAACAATTGATGGATGATGTGTACCACTTAAATTTATTAGACCAATTTGGTGACCAAGATATTGCTGATGCCTTTTCAGTTTATACGGCAGATTATCAATCGTATGTCAAAGCGCGTAAGACTTTAAAATCGCTGATGGTGTCTCAAACGCAAGATGATCAAAAAATACAATTGCTCAAACAACACATCAAAGATATTGAATCGGTCAGTCCTAAGCCGTTAGAGCAAGAGGCGTTACGCGAGGAATTGAAGACGTTAATGCAACATGAAAAGTATGCTAAAGCGTTGATGCAAGTGGATGGAGCGTTGTTCAACGAAGAAATGGGCGCGTTAAAGCAAGTGAATGATGCCATTGGTGCGTTTAGCGCGTTGGAAAATGTGGATGACGTTTACGCCAAACAATTACTCGATGTTTCGGAAAAATTGAAAGACATGTCTAAATTTGTTTCGGACAAGTTAGACGAGTTTCAATTTGATGTGTCGCGTTTTGAGTGGGTACAACATCGTTTGAGTCAATACGACAGTTTATTTGAAAAATATGGGAATGTTTTAGAGTATTACGAACACGCCAAAGAAGAATTAGACGCGTTGGAAAACAAGGATGAATACTTATCCAAAGCACAAGGCGTATTTTTGAAATCGCGTGAAGCGGTGTTATTATCCGGAGAAAAATTATCGGCATTGCGTCACGAAAAAGCGCTCGCATTATCAAAGGCAATTCATGAACAATTGCGTGATTTGTATATGGAAAAAGTGATTTTCGAAGTGGTGTTTCAAGGCGACGATAAACCTAAAATTACAGCAAGCGGATTGGATCAAGTTGTGTTTATGGTTGCGACAAATGCCGGTGAACCGTTGAAATTATTGTCAAAAGTTGCCAGCGGTGGTGAGTTATCACGATTGATGTTAGCGTTAAAAGTGATTTTTTCACAACAACAAGGTGTCAATACATTGATTTTTGATGAAATTGATACCGGAGTGAGTGGACGTGTTGCTCAAGCCATTGCAGAAAAAATGCATACTATTGGTCATTTTGCGCAAGTATTAAGCGTGTCGCATTTACCACAAGTTGCCGCAATTGCAGATCATCATTTATTTGTATCAAAAGAAACGATTAATGAGCGTACCGCTACGTCAATTACGTATTTAGATGATGAAATGCGTGTTGTCGAAGTGGCAAAAATGTTTGCTGGTGATGATGTGAACAGCGATGCGTTAGCACATGCAAAAAAATTGTTAAAAAAAGAATAG
- a CDS encoding exodeoxyribonuclease VII large subunit, with translation MNDKQYLSVGALYQYINRKFVNDPYLKTVYVVGEASNVSYKSSGYIYFNLKDDKASIKVVSFVFARKQAPFKIEDGQKLLVVGHVSTYDQGSNYQIQMTHFELAGIGALFEELKALEKKLRDEGLFDLPKKAIPRFPKRIAILTSETGAVREDIETTVRRRYPIVALDLYPTVVQGKNSVASILHNLQRVLDANIDYDTVIIGRGGGSIEDLWSFNDEKVVRAVSAFPIPIISSVGHQTDTTLIDYVADVRAATPTAAAEIATRDELTVVKGTIDDLSGRLLTAISKTVSRKKEQYNATVQSYIFRQSERLYDPYIQKVQDCTEKLQKGMKLTIERLKNELDSIVSKYIHKNPGFLIEEQRNRLDRLEQQLRYTIQHNLLQKNNQFEVAIQKLDALSPLKSMQRGYSIVNGKDKIVSSVHDVKVGDSVVIDVTDGRLNAQVTDIEERK, from the coding sequence ATGAATGATAAGCAATATTTAAGTGTTGGGGCATTGTACCAATACATTAATCGAAAATTTGTAAATGACCCGTATCTTAAAACGGTTTATGTCGTTGGTGAAGCTTCAAATGTTTCTTATAAATCGAGTGGCTACATTTATTTTAATTTAAAAGATGATAAAGCCTCTATTAAAGTTGTCAGTTTTGTTTTTGCAAGAAAACAGGCACCGTTTAAAATTGAAGATGGTCAAAAATTATTGGTTGTTGGACACGTGAGTACGTATGATCAAGGTAGTAATTATCAAATTCAAATGACGCATTTTGAATTGGCTGGTATAGGTGCTTTATTTGAAGAGTTAAAAGCGTTAGAAAAAAAATTGCGTGATGAAGGACTGTTTGATTTGCCGAAAAAAGCAATCCCACGTTTTCCAAAACGGATTGCGATTTTAACGAGTGAAACGGGTGCGGTAAGAGAAGATATTGAAACCACTGTTCGTAGACGGTATCCCATTGTAGCGTTAGATTTATACCCGACCGTTGTGCAAGGTAAAAATAGTGTGGCGAGCATTTTACATAATTTACAACGCGTTTTAGATGCAAACATTGATTACGATACGGTAATTATTGGTCGCGGTGGCGGGAGTATTGAAGATTTATGGTCATTCAACGATGAAAAAGTTGTGCGTGCCGTCAGTGCTTTTCCAATTCCAATTATTTCATCAGTAGGGCATCAAACGGATACAACATTGATTGATTATGTTGCAGACGTTCGTGCCGCTACGCCAACGGCTGCAGCAGAAATAGCTACGCGTGATGAGTTGACGGTTGTAAAAGGTACGATAGATGATTTATCCGGGCGGTTATTAACGGCTATTTCGAAAACCGTTTCACGTAAAAAAGAACAATATAACGCAACTGTACAATCGTATATCTTCAGACAAAGTGAACGGTTATATGATCCGTATATTCAAAAAGTTCAAGACTGCACTGAAAAATTACAAAAAGGCATGAAATTAACGATTGAACGTTTAAAAAATGAACTGGATAGCATCGTCTCAAAATATATTCATAAAAATCCGGGCTTTTTAATTGAAGAGCAAAGAAATCGTTTAGACCGGTTAGAACAACAATTGCGCTATACTATTCAACACAACCTGCTTCAAAAAAACAATCAGTTTGAAGTAGCTATCCAAAAATTAGACGCTTTAAGTCCGTTGAAGAGCATGCAACGTGGGTATAGTATTGTCAACGGAAAAGATAAAATTGTGTCTTCGGTACACGACGTCAAAGTAGGGGATAGTGTTGTGATTGATGTGACAGATGGACGATTAAATGCGCAAGTTACTGACATAGAGGAGAGAAAATAA
- the rpsO gene encoding 30S ribosomal protein S15 gives MAISKEQKTEIIKAYATHEGDTGSPEVQIAVLTAEINALNEHARVHKKDFHSARGMMKKIGHRRHLLAYLRSKDIQRYRELIQRLGLRR, from the coding sequence ATGGCAATTTCAAAAGAACAAAAAACAGAAATCATCAAAGCATACGCAACGCATGAAGGCGACACTGGTTCACCAGAAGTGCAAATCGCAGTTTTAACGGCTGAAATCAACGCTTTAAACGAGCATGCACGTGTGCACAAAAAAGATTTTCACTCAGCACGTGGGATGATGAAAAAAATCGGTCATCGTCGTCATTTATTAGCTTACTTACGTAGCAAAGACATTCAACGTTACCGTGAATTAATCCAACGTCTAGGTTTAAGACGTTAA
- the pnp gene encoding polyribonucleotide nucleotidyltransferase produces the protein MSKQVFETMWAGRPLKVEVGQLAKQANGAVLVRYGDTVVLTAVVCSKKPIDGDFFPLTVNYNEKMYAVGKIPGGFIKREGRPSEAATLTARLIDRPIRPMFAEGFRNEVQITNTVMSVDQDCTPEMAAMFGSSLALAISDIPFDGPIAGVDVGRVNGEYVINPTVEQKELSDIELSVAGTKTAINMVESSAKEVSEDDMLGALLFGHNNIKELIAFQETVVAAVGKPKMEIQLMELDPALVEEANQLFKAKMLTAIQTEEKLAREENIELVKEEAIAYFEEKYAEHEEFARIAKEIRQIAYDLEKDEVRRLITEDKVRPDGRKIDEIRPLSSEVALLPRVHGSGLFTRGQTQALTAATLAPLGEHQVIDGLGIEESKRFIHHYNFPQFSVGSTGRAGSPGRREIGHGALGERALKQIIPSPEDFPYTIRLVSEVLESNGSSSQASICAGTLALMDAGVPIKAPVAGIAMGLVMTGENYTVLTDIQGLEDHLGDMDFKVAGTADGITALQMDIKIQGITEAILTEALTQAKKARLEILDELTSTIAQPRPELSPYAPKIEMIQIHPDQIKVVIGKGGETINAIIDETGVKIDIDQEGNVSIASPDAAMIQRAIDIIRELTHVVEVGNVYEGTVRRIEKFGAFVEVAKGKDGLVHISEIAHTRTKNVEDVLQLGQKVNVKVTEIDDKGRINLSMKVLLPKVEKTENTGE, from the coding sequence ATGTCAAAACAAGTTTTTGAAACAATGTGGGCGGGTCGTCCATTAAAAGTAGAAGTTGGCCAATTAGCCAAACAAGCCAATGGAGCCGTATTGGTTCGCTATGGTGATACGGTTGTATTAACAGCAGTTGTCTGTTCAAAAAAACCAATCGATGGTGATTTTTTCCCATTGACCGTAAACTACAATGAAAAAATGTATGCAGTGGGTAAAATTCCAGGTGGTTTTATTAAACGTGAAGGCCGTCCAAGTGAAGCGGCAACTTTAACAGCGCGTTTAATTGACCGTCCAATTCGTCCCATGTTTGCGGAAGGTTTCCGTAACGAAGTGCAAATTACTAATACGGTAATGTCAGTGGATCAAGATTGCACACCAGAAATGGCAGCGATGTTTGGTTCCTCTCTAGCATTAGCCATTTCAGATATTCCATTTGACGGACCAATTGCTGGTGTGGATGTTGGTCGTGTGAATGGCGAATATGTCATCAATCCAACAGTTGAACAAAAAGAATTAAGCGATATTGAGTTATCTGTTGCTGGTACAAAAACAGCGATTAACATGGTAGAAAGTTCAGCTAAAGAAGTTTCTGAAGACGATATGTTAGGTGCTTTATTATTTGGTCATAACAACATTAAAGAATTGATTGCTTTCCAAGAAACCGTTGTGGCTGCTGTTGGTAAGCCTAAAATGGAAATTCAATTAATGGAATTAGATCCTGCTTTAGTAGAGGAAGCGAACCAATTATTTAAAGCGAAAATGTTAACGGCTATTCAAACAGAAGAAAAATTAGCACGTGAAGAAAATATTGAATTAGTTAAAGAAGAAGCAATTGCCTATTTTGAAGAAAAATATGCAGAACACGAAGAATTTGCACGCATTGCAAAAGAAATTCGTCAAATTGCTTATGACTTAGAAAAAGACGAAGTGCGTCGTTTAATTACGGAAGATAAAGTGCGTCCTGACGGTCGTAAAATTGATGAAATTCGTCCATTATCTTCTGAAGTGGCGTTATTACCACGCGTACATGGATCTGGGTTATTCACACGTGGTCAAACACAAGCCTTAACCGCTGCAACATTAGCACCTTTAGGTGAGCATCAAGTGATTGATGGGTTAGGTATTGAAGAATCAAAACGATTCATTCACCATTACAACTTCCCACAATTTTCTGTTGGTTCAACAGGTCGTGCTGGAAGTCCGGGACGTCGTGAAATTGGACATGGAGCGTTAGGTGAACGTGCGTTAAAACAAATTATTCCATCACCAGAAGATTTCCCATACACCATCCGTTTAGTATCAGAAGTATTGGAATCAAATGGATCAAGTTCACAAGCAAGTATTTGTGCTGGAACATTGGCGTTAATGGATGCGGGTGTACCAATTAAAGCACCTGTAGCAGGTATTGCAATGGGTCTTGTGATGACAGGTGAAAACTATACTGTTTTAACCGATATTCAAGGATTGGAAGACCATTTAGGCGATATGGACTTTAAAGTGGCGGGGACTGCTGATGGGATTACGGCGTTACAAATGGACATTAAAATTCAAGGTATTACGGAAGCGATTTTAACAGAAGCTTTAACACAAGCGAAAAAAGCACGTTTAGAAATTTTAGACGAGTTAACAAGTACGATTGCACAACCACGTCCAGAGTTAAGTCCATACGCACCGAAAATCGAAATGATTCAAATTCATCCGGATCAAATTAAAGTGGTTATTGGTAAAGGTGGAGAAACCATTAACGCTATCATTGATGAAACGGGCGTTAAAATTGATATTGACCAAGAGGGTAACGTAAGTATTGCTTCGCCAGATGCAGCGATGATTCAACGCGCTATTGACATTATTCGTGAATTGACACATGTCGTTGAAGTGGGTAACGTTTATGAAGGTACGGTTCGTCGTATTGAAAAATTTGGTGCATTCGTTGAAGTGGCAAAAGGTAAAGACGGTTTAGTGCATATTTCTGAAATTGCGCATACACGTACGAAAAATGTTGAAGACGTTTTACAATTAGGTCAAAAAGTTAACGTTAAAGTTACTGAAATCGATGATAAAGGACGTATCAATTTATCAATGAAAGTGTTGTTACCAAAAGTAGAAAAAACAGAAAATACAGGTGAATAA
- a CDS encoding exodeoxyribonuclease VII small subunit: protein MATKKKSFEESLQQLDKLVKQLENGDAPLEDALKYFEEGMALSAFCRKTLNTAEETVMTIMRENGLSDAQEVK, encoded by the coding sequence ATGGCAACGAAAAAGAAAAGTTTTGAAGAATCGCTACAACAATTGGACAAATTGGTTAAGCAATTAGAAAATGGAGATGCACCGTTGGAAGATGCGTTAAAATATTTTGAAGAGGGTATGGCGTTAAGTGCATTTTGTCGTAAAACATTAAATACCGCAGAAGAAACGGTGATGACGATTATGCGTGAAAACGGTCTATCAGATGCTCAAGAGGTTAAATAG
- the mreC gene encoding rod shape-determining protein MreC encodes MKFFNSKKVLYVTVVSVILLTLTTISVINGNSNPLSSLSNNSIGWVTRVLSEPAKIVDNVTKSFNGLLHAYEENQVLKPQMNTLFALQAQNEQLRLENEQLRQQLNIKATLSDYETIPATVISRSPDSWIDQLTINVGKNDGVQENMIIVSNGSVAGKVVSVTDNSAKVIILSNTSIDAISLSAMIQNNTSTIYGVVSKYDATTKTLKMSNLDLSADVQIGQQVTTSGLSGNAPKGLLIGTVESVTVDASGLFKEATIRPSQDYLTIQHVFVIKRMIAGE; translated from the coding sequence ATGAAGTTTTTTAATTCAAAAAAAGTATTATATGTCACAGTGGTATCCGTTATTTTACTCACTTTAACAACCATTTCCGTCATCAACGGAAATTCTAATCCGTTATCTTCTTTGAGCAATAATTCAATCGGGTGGGTAACACGCGTGTTATCCGAACCGGCTAAAATTGTGGATAATGTTACGAAATCGTTTAACGGATTGCTACATGCCTACGAAGAAAATCAAGTGTTAAAACCACAAATGAATACATTGTTTGCTTTGCAAGCACAAAACGAACAATTAAGATTAGAAAATGAACAATTGCGTCAACAATTGAATATTAAAGCTACTTTATCAGACTATGAAACCATTCCTGCAACGGTCATTTCACGTTCGCCGGATTCATGGATTGATCAATTAACAATTAATGTTGGGAAAAACGACGGCGTTCAAGAAAATATGATTATTGTGTCTAACGGCTCAGTTGCCGGTAAGGTCGTTTCTGTAACCGATAATAGTGCCAAAGTCATTATTTTATCGAACACATCAATTGATGCAATTTCGTTATCTGCAATGATTCAAAATAACACATCAACCATTTATGGTGTCGTCTCTAAATATGATGCGACAACGAAAACGTTAAAAATGTCCAATTTAGATTTGAGTGCAGATGTGCAAATCGGTCAACAAGTCACAACATCAGGGTTGAGCGGTAACGCCCCTAAAGGTTTATTAATTGGAACGGTTGAAAGCGTGACGGTTGATGCCAGTGGCTTATTTAAAGAAGCGACAATACGACCATCTCAAGATTATTTAACGATTCAACATGTTTTTGTCATTAAACGGATGATAGCAGGTGAATAA
- a CDS encoding RidA family protein, with amino-acid sequence MKVIETSHAPAAIGPYSQAYLVNGVLYTSGQIPVNAVDGSVPDGIQAQAKQSCENVKAILKEAGTDFDKVFKTTCFLSNMADFAEFNAVYESYFTSKPARSCVAVKTLPKNVLCEIEVIAVVD; translated from the coding sequence ATGAAAGTTATTGAAACAAGTCATGCACCAGCAGCGATTGGACCCTATTCACAAGCTTATTTGGTTAATGGTGTATTGTATACATCTGGTCAAATTCCAGTTAATGCTGTTGACGGAAGCGTACCAGACGGTATTCAAGCACAAGCGAAACAAAGTTGTGAAAATGTAAAAGCAATTTTAAAAGAAGCTGGGACAGATTTTGATAAAGTCTTTAAAACAACTTGCTTTTTATCGAATATGGCTGATTTTGCAGAATTTAATGCGGTTTATGAAAGTTATTTTACATCAAAACCAGCACGTTCTTGTGTAGCGGTTAAAACGTTGCCAAAAAACGTGTTATGTGAAATCGAAGTTATTGCAGTTGTTGACTAA
- a CDS encoding neutral zinc metallopeptidase, which yields MKTDHLEESRNVEDRRLQTSSTQSRHYGNRMNSNASNAIFSLIFSRLGWKGKLIMMLGLLLFGGGISSLGGLFNTSELTPYQSRYIENAPSQVSDADAKFMSKVLATTEDHWTKEFRKIGRTYTPPKLVFYTGSIHTGCGVGHASGGPFYCGVDQKVYIDVSFYNELSTRYKAKGDFAMAYVIAHEVGHHVQKELGILDDYHNQRNRLSEKQANALTVKLELQADYFAGSWAKYVSGQGLLEYGDIDEAMQAAHAVGDDTLQKEAYQKVNPDSFTHGTSEQRKRWFSFGYQYGDFEHSNTFKYHNNDL from the coding sequence ATGAAAACAGATCATTTAGAAGAAAGTAGAAACGTTGAAGATAGACGATTACAAACGAGTTCTACGCAATCCAGACATTATGGTAACCGCATGAATAGTAACGCAAGTAATGCTATATTTTCACTCATCTTTTCACGTTTAGGGTGGAAAGGTAAGTTGATTATGATGCTTGGACTATTACTATTTGGTGGAGGCATTTCTAGTTTAGGGGGACTATTCAATACAAGTGAATTGACACCTTATCAAAGTCGCTATATTGAAAACGCTCCTAGTCAAGTGAGCGACGCAGACGCCAAATTTATGAGTAAAGTTTTAGCGACAACGGAAGATCATTGGACAAAAGAATTTCGAAAAATTGGTAGAACGTACACCCCGCCAAAACTTGTTTTTTATACAGGTTCTATTCACACCGGTTGTGGTGTAGGACACGCTTCGGGCGGCCCATTTTATTGTGGTGTTGACCAAAAGGTGTATATTGATGTTTCTTTTTATAACGAACTGAGTACACGATACAAAGCAAAAGGTGATTTTGCCATGGCGTATGTTATTGCACACGAAGTTGGTCACCACGTCCAAAAGGAACTAGGTATTTTGGACGATTATCACAACCAACGTAACCGCCTATCTGAAAAGCAAGCTAACGCACTTACGGTGAAACTTGAATTGCAAGCCGATTATTTTGCGGGCTCTTGGGCAAAATATGTCAGTGGACAAGGATTGTTAGAATACGGCGACATCGACGAAGCGATGCAGGCTGCTCATGCTGTCGGTGATGACACATTACAAAAAGAAGCATATCAGAAAGTTAATCCCGATAGTTTTACACATGGGACAAGTGAACAACGCAAACGCTGGTTTAGTTTCGGTTATCAATACGGTGATTTTGAACATTCCAATACGTTTAAATACCACAACAACGATTTGTAA